Below is a genomic region from Lepidochelys kempii isolate rLepKem1 chromosome 5, rLepKem1.hap2, whole genome shotgun sequence.
CCCGTAGAGCACCAGCATCAGCAGCAGGGGGATGTAGAAGGCGCCGAAGGTGGAGTAGATGGTGTAGCCGTGATCCTTGCTGATGGTGCAGGCGTCGGGGTCCGACCTGTCCTCCGGCGTCCGCCAGCCCAGCATGGGCGGGATGGAGATCAAGAAGCCGATGAGCCAGGTCAGGCTGATGAGCACAGCCGCTCGCCTGGGAGTCCGCTTGTTGACATAGTCGATGGGGTCGGTGATGGCCCAGTACCTGTCCAGGGCGATGGCGCACAGGTGGAGGATGGAGGAGGTGCAGCACAGCACGTCCAGGGAGATGAAGATATCGCAGGTGACCTGCCCCAGCGTCCACTTGTTCAGCACCTGGTAGAGGGCGGCCATGGGGAGCACCAGCACCGAGACCATCAGATCGGTGACGGCCAGGGAGCCGATGAGATAGTTGGCCACGTTCTGCAGGGAGCGCTCCAGGGCTATGGCCGCGATCACGCAGGCGTTGCCCAGCAGGGCGCAGAGGATGAGGGCGCCCAGGAAGAGGGAGGTGAGGAGCTGGTAGCTGAGGGTCACCGCGGCGCCCGCGCCCCTCGCGGAGGACTGGTCGGTGGGAGAGGTAGTGTTGTTGGCCACATCCATGCCGGGGCAGCTAGGAGCTCATGGGCAGAGCGCGGCGCGGTCACTCCTCCGCGCTCCGGCGGGCCGGTGGCGAGTGCTCCGCTCTCCTGCCGCGAGTCATCGCCTCGGGCCCCCGGGCGCGCCGCGCCGCCAGTGCGCCTGGCCACGCCGGAGAGCCATGGGCGGGAGCGGCTGCGGGCATCCAGGAGCGCGCGGTTCACACGACGTCAGGCGGCGCGGAGTGGCGGTGCCTGCCCGGGCCGATCTCCGGGGCGAAGTGCGGCTGAGCGCCCGGCGGCCCCGGCCCTCCTCTCCCCGCAGGAACCCGCCGGGCTCCGAGGGGCTGGCGCGGAGCAGCCTCGCTGGCGCTGGCGGCTTCTCCCCTTCACTCCCTCTGTCTCGCGCTGTgcccctggctgctcctgctccccctccgctcccctcccGCTCGCTCCCTGTTTGAtctgctctccctctccccccgcccctgtcCCTGCTTTCgctctcttcccccgccccctctcctCTGGGGTGGCTCTGGCTGCCGGGCTGCCATTGTACTCCGGCCCCTTTCATCAACCGCGCGGGCGGAGCATCCTCTGCACCCGCTGGGGCAACATCCAGCGACGCGATCCGCCCCCTCCCTCACCGAGGAAAGCCCCGGCAACCCGTTTGGAGCTACCTGGTGCCGCCACTCTGTGCGGCTTCCAAACTACCTCCAGCGTCTCCCAGTCAATACACCAGTCAGCCCCGAGGACCCGAGCTTGGGTGCCCGGGCGGTGTCGTGGGCTTGCATCCTCCCCTGCCCTGTGGCCAGCAGCCCGGCAGGCTGGCGGGGGGAGCGGGGCGCGGCGTGGTTCTGCGGTGCCATGCCCGGAGCGATGCTCGCTGTGGCCACATGCCAGGGCTGGGGAATCGGGGGGACATGTGCAGGCTGAAGTGGATGATGCACCTCACGGAGTGCGTGGCTGCCTCCTGTTCCCCTCCCCGCGCAGCTTCGGCCCTTTCCTTCGCGGTTCGCTTTTCAATGCAAACTCCTGCCCCGGCGGGAGTCGCTCTGTGAGCCGTGTGGAAGCGCTTGGGAGCGATCCCCGGCCGTAGCGAGAGCAGCCGGCGGTGCAGACGCTTTTCCCGAGACTCAACTCCGGTGAAACTCTTCGGCCGCTGCCGTGGGCCGGCTGTGTCCGCCTGCAGCGCCCGGGACAGCTCCGAACTCCAAGGGCGTTTGTCGCCACCTGCAGGTACACGGCGTGCCAGGGATCGCGGCTCTCCCATACCTGAGGCTGACAGGGGTCCGGCACACCCTCGGGGAAGAGCTCACCCAAGGCAGCTGGAGGTGACTTCTCCGCAGAAGTCATTCTCTCTCGACAGCACTTCAGTGGCTGGGGCGCGCGGCTTCGCTTCTCCGGGGGAAAGCTTTACATCCAGCGGCCCTTCCCCGGGACCCTTGCAAGCCGCGCAGCAAGCGATGCCCAGGCGGTTCGTTGGGAGCTAAGCAGAACCAGCCCAAACACGTACTTATTGTATCATATACTTGGGGAAATTCTGCGCTTTATTAGCATGCCACCCAGAGATCACAATCCATTTAAAAAATCCCCACATTGCAGTTTATCACTCCGAAATGAGGTTACAATTATTTGGCTCCTCTGTTAGATGGCAATGGGTTTTTATAATTGCTTGGATGAAAGGAACAAAGGAGTAGCTGTCTGAATTACAAACGAAAACAAATGTATGCCAATATGGTGAGTGGCGTGGGGAAATATGCATGCCTTGAATCTTCAAAATACAAGTAACGCTCTCATTTTATTGAGTAGTGtgttttaaaatcaaagtaaatGCAAAGTATGTCCCATACTACCAAGTATGGGACCTAAATAGCCATGAAGTGTGTATAGGTAGGTACAGACACACGCTACCGGTAATTCCTCTTACACTGTGTCAAATGATAGTTCTGTCATCCGTGATCATGAAACTCCTGGGCTGTTAGCTGGGTAGCAGAGCAATCAATaaagcaacttaaaaaaaaaatcaagataggTCGCTATCCAGTAGTGTGGTGTGGGTGTCCTGAGATGTATTGTTTTACAATGCAGTGCCGGGCACGGTTCCCACTCAATCATTTCAAAGCGCTGTagtaatggggaaaaaagaaaaaaaaaaacattcctgGTGATTCCTGTCATTTCAGCTAATGCCCTGAAACCAAGAGGCGAGTCTGTGTCCTCGGAGCCTTGGTGGCTCTGAAATCTGAGGGCCACGTGCTGTTTCCCTCCAAACACAGCAGCGCCGAGCTAGCTTTCTTCAAGTTGCATCACAGGAAATTACAATGCAACAACCTATTGCAATCAGGAGCCTCAGAAGATAAAACAATAACATACAGTTGCGCTTCATAAAAGTGGGGAAGGCTGGGTCTGAAAGAGAGAATGAAATGAGAAAAATATCGCTGGGAACAATCTTAAATGAAGATAGTATCAGGTTGAGGTATCACAAATAAATAGATTAATATACAGTAAACATTCCAAATAGTCAGAAGAGTAGGAGGCGGCTTCTGATCAGGGATCACATACAAAGTTTCATGAATGACAGGTTTAACTTCTGCTTTACTTGGAAGGTGACATTACTGGGAGGATTACTTGGTATGGTTTTTATCCTCTTGTCACCCTGAATGACCTGAAAGGATCTTTCCAATTATTTTGCGTTGCTGCCCTGCAAATGTCTTGACAGCAAGATTTCTGACAATTTCCAAATAAACTACATTTATAATTAGGCCCAATGACCCAGGTACACACACTCATACTTGTTAATCTGTACTTAGGAGTGGACCCCAAAGATACCGCTGGGTCCAGAACTTCATCAGGTTTGGATAAACTCTTTAGTTCGGGTGTGACTTATTACTTAGAAGAGAGGTGATGCTACTGCAGAACTTCACTTTCAGGCTTTCAAGCTTTCCTGCTTGAAACCCCTTGAGCTGATGGGCAGGCAtagcaggagcctgcaatgcttTCTGATTAAATGCACGGGCATACCCTATGCTCCCTTGTATGCAAGGTGAGGGGAAATAGGACATGTCAATGATTGATACTCAGGTATGTCTTACTCCTGAACACAACACGGCTCAGACATTATTTCCCTGCTAATACCAGGTGAAATTCACAGCACAGTAATGGCTTTCAAGGGATTAGATAtagtttaaaacaacaacaacaacaacccagtGCCTCTGGCTAAGAGGTAATTTTGAGCCAGCCTGGGCAAATGAGTGGAGCACAAAACTGGGAAGCAAGAAGCCAGGAGTTTGAGTGCAGATTCTGCCACAGGCTCCTTGTGTGGCCTTGGGAAGATAACATAGGCCAGAACTGCCAAGTGTCCTCTGATCCTGGGTGCTTCAGTTCTGGGCTGCCCCACAATGAGGCAattagggtttgttttttcagAGGCCTGCAGACTCCAATTGATTGTTGTGGGAGGGGGTAGCAAAAGCAATGGCCGTTTCTGAAAATGGGTGTCTTATCTAGAGCAGGTCAAACAATGGGAACATTTTTACACAACctcttttttaaatttgaaacttTTCAGTCAGCTCTAGTCTTCATCTGTCTTACAgttacatctgtaaaatgggtgtgttggggtgggagggagggagctgagcTAAATCGTGGCCAGTAGAGGGAGCCACCTCCATGAGAGGGAGAAGTGGTGCAGGCAAAGGGTGTGATGGCCTAAGCACTCCTTAGTGGTGTGATGGCCTAAGCACTTTAACATATTAAATATTAAGTCTCAAATATTACTAAGCATGTAAATGACTGAACAGTCCAAATGAGGGCTCCCCAGGCCTAGCTCCTCTACTGTTCCCCCCAACCTTGGCAAGATGAGTCCTTAAAGGACTCTGCTGCCCATGGCAGTCTCCACCTGAACCATAATCCCTGCTCTGGAGGGAGGGCACAGGGTACAGTGAGAGTTAATTCAGTTGCTAGTACATTGTCCCACATGGATTTCCACTCAGGCTTCCATCAGGTCCTAAGAGAAGCATGTCACATAGCATGCTCCCCAGATCTGTCCCTGCCCTACTCCTGACATGCCACTTCCCCACCCTCAGAGTAACAACCCTGCAGAGATGCTGCTTCCTTCCCCCTTCAGCCACTCCAGCTCCCACAGAACACTACCAAAGGCATTTCTTGCTTAGCCCTTGAATGTTGGGGACTGGTGCCCTGGATGAGCATGAATGTgattatttatttcatttcaaagaTTATTCTGTACTTCAGAAAATTGATTTCAGTTGCTCAATATAGAGAAGGGAACAGACTGTCTCTAGTTGCACCATTCCTGGTTATTATGCTACTGATGATGGTGTCACACATTGATTTGAATTTTGTACTTGAATACTAGCAGGTTGCAGTTAGCTACTTTTTTTTTCACTTGCAGTCCTAAATTATTATTGGTGCACAATCAAAAATGTTGTCAGTGTTCATAGGCCATAGGGTGAGTTTCTTTTATGTCAGGAGCTCTCAGGAGAAACTAAAGTTATAGCTTAACCCTGAGTGAGGTCAATTTACGCCTCCTTGCACTGGATCTGGGTCTCTCACTTTAGTGATTGAAAATTGCATGATAAAcattaggccagatcctcaggacCAGCCCTTCTGCACCTGATGCAGCTCTGGTGGGGAAAagggctacaaaagtgtcataaaCCATCCCTACACTTTCCTCATCTTCACACTGTTGAGCATAGGTCTGGTATCACAGAGCAAGAAAAGCCTTAGTTGTGTCAACTGCAATGATATTCAGACGAGCATTGTGGAAACCAGAGATCATCAGAGTGCTGCAGAGTTCTAGCCACATGCCTGTTTTCCTAATCACACCACCTGTGCCTGGGTTTAGGATCTGGTATTCTGGGATTACCCTTTGTCGGggatcagagcagcagccatgttagtctgtattcacaaaaagaaaaggagtacttgtggcaccttagagactaaccaatttatctgagcataagctttcgtgagctccagctcacttcatcggatgcattcagtgggaatgcactgaatgcatccgatgaagtgatctgtagctcacgaaagcttatgctcagataaatttgttagtcgctaagctgccacaagtactccttttccctTTGTCGGGGAAATACCCATGCAGTCGGTGAAACCAACAGCATGGGAGCTTTGTACCACCTGAATGGTCTGAGGCAGCCTTAAAGGGCCAGAATGTAACCCActgattttaaaagatacagtgTTATGCTTGTAATTGCCTTAGACAAAAATACTCTTCCAGGTCATTTTTCTCATCTGACATTAACCAAATAAATCTTTATAATAAGAGCTTACTGTTACATAATTCTGGAATGGCTGACGACAATAACACAACTGCTTGGTTGAATCAGTCTTTTACTAGCTGCTAATTAAGATGATTGCATCTACTTCTCAGTAAACATTTACGTTCATCTTTTAAGAGCAAGCCATAAAACCggtttattattaaaattattcatttttctATAGTTGAATGTATACCTCAGATTCCAGTAATTTGGCAATTAACCTGTAGCTGGACAATTGCTAAAATGAGTATTAACAATTCATTCCAGGGTTTATAAGGATGTTCTCAGCCttaaatgtatatttatttttatttttattcacttcACTTTTAATCTTTCAGCTTTCCActccccctcccacttttttGGATAAATTGCAAGAGACTTATTTCCCTCCTAAAAAATAGAATAGCCTGTACTCTATGCAAGTGGGACCTTTATTCAAATGACATGAAAAGGACTTTGAATAAATATTGGCTTCTAGATAATGATTTGTGaagaagtcaataggaattgccATTGCTGAAAGTAGGAGATGTATAGCAGCATTCAAAGGAGCGAAAGTAATAGAAAAAGAAGTGTAAGTGTTTCAGAGTGCAATGACAGTTCATCATTTCCCTGGCTATGTTTTTATAGGTCTCAGCTTTAGGGATGTAATAAAACAGTAAACCTGTTTATCATTTtatcagaaattaaaaaaattaatgttctTGAGTTAAATCACCAAAGGTTAGATGTTACTGGTGGCGTCCAGCTGCTGTCATGTCAGGGCTTTATGCAACATGGAAGATTAAAGATGAGTTATGTAGGATCTTTTCTCtccttaataaataaaaatgtctgtTCCAGTGTTCTGCAGCATTGTTTTTGCGGGAAAGAGACTGTATTATTCCATGTGTCACATAGGATTTTCCCAAAGGAGTTCAATGACTTAGTAAGTCAAGTGTGTGGCTTTTTTCCCCAAACAAAGGTTTGTGTCAGTTTGTGAAACTTTGCTGTGCAATATCTTACTTAGCTACAAATAGAAATACTATTTTAAACCAAATCTGTGTATAGTCTACTAAAACAATCACAGACTATACTGAATGTGTAATGGTAGAAAAGCCTATTAGAAGAAAAGtatatataatttaaattttAGAAAGGAATGAGCTCTACTGACTGAATTTATCCTGTTAATTGAATAAAGTTCTTGCAAGTGTATATAAAACAAATCATTTATTTTATGTCCAAATGTCATTAATGTCTAATTACAGTGAGGACATGGGTGAAATTCCAAAACTTACTGCAAATAtagggaaaattacttttctgATGACATCTGGCAAGACCATCAAATGTTATTACTCTAAAAGTTGTTCTAGTCCAACGGTTCATACGTTCATACTGTCAGAAACCTCACACTTGAGGTACTTATAAATTAAAAGTACCTACATTATTGAAAAAAATAGTTAGAAAGCAATTTTCCCTTCAATTATCCATCAAGTCTTATGTCCATGATTCTCTTTTAGCTCCAAGAAATGACaactcaagcaattaaaacaGCCCAGGGAATTCTTATTTCACTTACTGCTCTTTACAGTAGAGGTTAATGCTCACTCTTTCCATACTTACAAGTGCAACACAGttatgaaattaaaacaaaatcatgcTTAGGTTTGTAAAATCAAATATTTGTGTGTCTATCTTCATCTTTTCAGTGAACCCTTTGTATTTCTCTCATGGGACACAAACAGCTGGTTGAATCCCTGAGATCACTTGAAACTGCTGGAAGTAGCTATGTCGTGAATGCCATGTAATTGCTTTGTGCAACATAATATGTCCTGGGAATTAGTACAAAGCAACTGTATGCACTTCTTGGTCTTGCTTGATGCCTCCTATAAAAAGAGCCTGCACTTTTAATCTGTTCACAAAATAAAAGCATTTCAAACGTGCTGGTGAGAACGTTCTGAACAACTAGGGTTTGAAATAGCCCGTTAGCCAGGTCTTCACTCAATATTTTTAGAAGTCATAGTTTGTGGCCATTCATATTAGATCATCAAAATGGAGTGTACACAATCTACTCATTTCAAGATCTTCCATTTTCAT
It encodes:
- the HTR1A gene encoding 5-hydroxytryptamine receptor 1A, producing the protein MDVANNTTSPTDQSSARGAGAAVTLSYQLLTSLFLGALILCALLGNACVIAAIALERSLQNVANYLIGSLAVTDLMVSVLVLPMAALYQVLNKWTLGQVTCDIFISLDVLCCTSSILHLCAIALDRYWAITDPIDYVNKRTPRRAAVLISLTWLIGFLISIPPMLGWRTPEDRSDPDACTISKDHGYTIYSTFGAFYIPLLLMLVLYGRIFRAARFRIRKTVKKAEKKKIADTCLTVSPATLQKKSNGEPSKSWKRTVEPKPSACVNGAVRHGEEGAALEVIEVQHYHNSSRTHLPLPSEPCSTPLAPSFEKKNERSTEAKRKMALARERKTVKTLGIIMGTFILCWLPFFIVALVLPFCDSECNMPDWLGAVINWLGYSNSLLNPVIYAYFNKDFQSAFKKIIKCKFCRQ